A genomic region of Ignavibacteria bacterium contains the following coding sequences:
- a CDS encoding alkaline phosphatase family protein, with product MKRVVFLTYIFILFFITNISAQKLEQPKLVVGIVVDQMRFNDLYRYYDLYSEKGFKKLVKEGSNFTYAHYNYIPTNTGPGHASIYTGTTPYYHGIINNDFYDRASKKTIYCVNDPDVISIGSNDDEGKKSPKNLLATTITDALKLFTNKQSKVISISIKDRGAILPAGFLADGVFWYNSKTGDFISSSFYMKDLPEWVKNFNKLKLADKYLSGEWNLLLDKKFYEINSPDESPYEPDFFKEGKTSFPHSFKDLKDTEKYNALAFTPFVHEILVELAKSAIKNEKLGKNSVPDFLAVSFSSTDLIGHTWGNYSYELMDTYLRLDRQLADLIEFLDKEIGQKNYILFLTSDHGAVETPAYLRDNKIPSGELTNSKILDSLKAFTARKFKTDKIIEFYSYGFIYLDRNEIEKNGLDYYKVEKEIELYLRNVFPEIQTIARRSELEKLSAARDNENLILNGWHPAKSADLIFTLRPGYMFRFLEKGTTHGTPYTFDTHIPLIFYGWKIPSQTINEKVFIVDIAPTIANLLKIAEPNACIGVPLIK from the coding sequence ATGAAAAGAGTTGTATTTCTCACTTATATCTTTATTTTATTCTTCATCACAAACATTTCAGCTCAAAAACTTGAACAGCCCAAATTAGTCGTTGGTATCGTAGTTGACCAAATGCGATTTAATGATTTATATCGATATTATGATCTTTATTCAGAAAAAGGATTTAAAAAGTTAGTGAAGGAAGGTTCTAATTTTACTTATGCGCATTATAATTACATTCCAACCAATACCGGGCCGGGACACGCTTCTATTTATACAGGAACAACACCTTATTATCATGGAATTATTAATAATGATTTTTATGATAGAGCATCAAAGAAGACAATTTATTGCGTCAATGACCCTGATGTGATTTCAATAGGCTCAAATGATGATGAAGGCAAAAAATCACCTAAAAACTTGCTTGCAACGACAATCACCGATGCCTTGAAACTATTCACTAACAAACAATCAAAAGTAATTTCAATTTCCATTAAAGATCGAGGTGCAATTTTACCTGCCGGCTTTTTAGCTGACGGAGTATTCTGGTACAATAGCAAAACAGGAGATTTTATTTCTTCATCTTTTTATATGAAAGATTTACCTGAGTGGGTTAAAAATTTTAATAAACTCAAACTTGCTGATAAATATCTTTCTGGTGAATGGAATCTATTACTGGATAAGAAATTTTATGAAATTAATTCTCCCGATGAATCTCCTTATGAACCTGATTTTTTCAAAGAAGGAAAAACATCTTTCCCTCACTCGTTTAAGGATCTAAAAGATACTGAGAAATACAACGCTTTAGCTTTTACACCATTTGTACATGAAATTTTGGTTGAGCTTGCCAAATCCGCAATTAAGAATGAGAAACTAGGTAAAAATTCTGTCCCCGATTTTTTAGCTGTCAGCTTTTCATCAACTGATTTGATTGGTCACACCTGGGGAAATTACTCTTATGAATTGATGGATACTTATTTACGTTTGGATAGACAATTAGCTGATCTGATTGAATTCCTTGACAAAGAGATTGGACAAAAGAATTATATTTTATTTCTAACATCTGATCATGGTGCAGTTGAAACTCCAGCTTATTTAAGAGACAATAAAATCCCTTCAGGTGAACTTACAAACTCTAAAATTCTTGATTCATTAAAAGCATTTACTGCTCGCAAGTTCAAAACGGATAAGATTATTGAATTTTACTCTTATGGTTTTATTTATCTTGACCGAAATGAAATTGAGAAAAATGGTCTTGATTATTACAAAGTTGAAAAAGAGATTGAACTTTACTTAAGGAATGTTTTTCCAGAAATTCAAACAATCGCACGAAGAAGTGAACTTGAAAAATTATCAGCTGCGAGAGACAATGAAAATCTAATTTTAAATGGCTGGCATCCCGCGAAGTCAGCTGATCTAATTTTTACATTAAGACCAGGTTATATGTTTAGATTTCTTGAGAAGGGCACAACTCACGGAACACCCTATACTTTTGATACTCACATTCCACTAATTTTTTATGGATGGAAAATCCCATCACAAACAATAAACGAAAAAGTTTTTATTGTCGATATAGCTCCTACAATAGCTAATCTTTTAAAAATTGCAGAACCAAATGCTTGTATAGGTGTGCCTTTAATTAAGTAA
- a CDS encoding S8 family serine peptidase translates to MKNFFFLLSFILSINLFAQAKLTPRLEYKLNNMSNIEYLRVLCLLKDRVDIEELDKFLYDIKATPQQRAYIVITTLQEKANSTQSRLINYLNAKLNSGEVKQFQSFWITNLIMVEANKNVIMDLAGSEEIELMDFDAILQLDPYVNEGPAPENTEGSEIGLRVINADKLWKMGITGEGRLVMNIDTGVEGSHPALNSRWRGNFVPANQAWFDPETNTTFPTDCDDHGTHTMGIMTGRAGTDTIGVAPNAQWIAAKTICSSPHTSKSIAAFQWAMNPDGNPNTITDMPDVISNSWYDPDATDECTGIYKQTFDALEAAGIAIVFSAGNNGPGASTITKPKNINTNEVNVFAVGNINGNTSGYPIASSSSRGPSTCGGTGSLLIKPEVVAPGTSVRSSVRGGGYSTMSGTSMASPHVAGAIALLKQVFPDLTGTQLKYALYNTAVDLGDPGEDNTYGKGLIDVYAAFLYLANRDSVPPTQITNLQVSEIGSNHIKLSWTAPFDNSPGGVVEYDIRYSTSGPILDTVAFNNAVKVLNTPNPDSAGRPQSILIDKLAFNTTYYFAIRSRDVWNNWSPISNNVSGTTLSKPVISVNPDSLNLIKPANITFQDSVRIFNNSSQPSTLQFNVSLQNHTFPTKSFMMFLQPDISEEANENKLINKSGNGFSILGSGGPDQFGYRWKDSREPNGPRFSWSTISDLGTPITLTDDSYSTQTLNFQFPFYGTNYSSVEVVSNGYLRFTNFSSTYPTNGTIPSTAAPNNAIYGFWDDLNPGSGGNVYVYKTADKFIVEFNNVPRYNDATTRVTFQIEIQKSGTIIYRYLRMVGTLNSATIGIENATGTDGLLIAYNQTYVSDSLLVKIQKEPDWLSVNNVSGIISNGNSMSVKLLFNTNELINGNYRMEMNIAHNDSAKSNLIIPINLTITDTTYLITSTINVNSGWNLISVPIQTLQVRKDELFPSSNSFAYGYSTNYVIKDTLHPGFGYWLKFPTGQNIQLIGNGLTTLSVPLRNGWNLIGSLNGSIPVSSLITNPPNIISGYIYGYTNNYFVANTLEKGKGYWVKSTANGTLTLNLTGAKISSIDKIDLEKFNWSVLEFSNGKSSSKLYLGKTEKNLETELPPIPPFGNFDVRFINNSFVSDLSDANLISIITNDFPVSITLRNSNGKSYQITDAINQQLFNQILTEGKTITIDNPLIDKLLLKEWKNTLSYELMQNYPNPFNPKTVIQFVIPEKVFVNLSVYNSIGEKVAELINKELEAGIHQVDFDGSTLSSGIYFYKLSAGNFNQIKKLTLIK, encoded by the coding sequence ATGAAAAATTTCTTTTTTCTTTTGTCATTCATTCTTTCAATAAATCTTTTCGCACAAGCAAAGTTGACTCCAAGGTTGGAGTACAAATTAAACAATATGTCAAACATCGAATATTTACGAGTTCTTTGTTTACTTAAAGATAGAGTGGACATAGAAGAGCTTGATAAATTTTTATATGATATAAAAGCAACTCCTCAGCAAAGAGCTTATATAGTAATTACAACCTTACAGGAAAAAGCAAATTCAACACAATCAAGATTAATTAATTATTTGAATGCGAAACTCAACTCAGGAGAAGTAAAACAATTTCAGAGTTTCTGGATTACAAACTTGATAATGGTCGAAGCAAATAAGAATGTGATCATGGACCTAGCCGGTAGTGAAGAAATTGAACTAATGGACTTTGATGCAATACTACAATTAGATCCTTATGTGAATGAAGGTCCAGCTCCAGAAAATACTGAAGGTTCTGAAATTGGATTAAGGGTGATTAATGCAGACAAATTATGGAAAATGGGAATTACAGGTGAAGGCAGACTTGTAATGAACATAGATACTGGAGTTGAAGGTTCACATCCAGCTCTTAATTCAAGATGGCGAGGAAATTTTGTTCCAGCAAATCAAGCATGGTTTGATCCTGAAACAAATACAACATTTCCAACTGACTGCGATGATCATGGAACTCACACAATGGGAATTATGACAGGCCGTGCCGGCACCGATACAATTGGAGTTGCACCAAACGCACAATGGATTGCAGCAAAAACAATTTGCTCATCTCCTCATACAAGTAAATCAATTGCTGCTTTTCAATGGGCAATGAACCCAGACGGAAATCCAAACACAATAACTGATATGCCCGATGTTATCAGCAATTCCTGGTATGATCCTGACGCAACAGATGAATGCACTGGAATTTACAAACAAACTTTCGATGCTCTTGAAGCTGCAGGAATAGCTATTGTATTTTCAGCGGGAAATAACGGTCCTGGTGCTTCAACAATCACCAAACCAAAAAATATAAATACAAACGAAGTTAATGTATTTGCAGTTGGAAATATTAATGGAAATACTTCAGGCTATCCAATCGCAAGCTCATCGAGTCGAGGACCTTCAACTTGCGGAGGAACAGGTTCATTATTAATTAAGCCTGAAGTGGTTGCACCTGGAACTTCCGTCCGTTCATCTGTTCGTGGTGGAGGTTATTCAACAATGTCAGGAACATCAATGGCTTCTCCGCATGTTGCTGGTGCAATTGCTTTATTAAAACAAGTTTTTCCCGACTTAACAGGTACACAATTAAAGTATGCACTTTACAATACTGCTGTTGATTTAGGTGACCCAGGTGAAGATAACACTTATGGTAAAGGATTGATTGATGTTTACGCTGCTTTCCTGTATCTGGCAAATCGTGATTCTGTCCCACCAACTCAAATCACTAACCTTCAAGTTTCTGAAATTGGTTCTAATCACATTAAACTAAGCTGGACAGCACCATTTGATAATTCGCCTGGTGGTGTTGTTGAATACGATATTCGATATTCTACATCTGGACCAATACTTGATACTGTTGCATTTAACAATGCGGTAAAAGTACTAAATACTCCAAATCCTGATAGTGCTGGAAGACCACAATCGATTTTAATAGATAAATTAGCTTTCAACACAACTTACTATTTCGCAATACGCTCAAGGGATGTCTGGAATAATTGGAGCCCAATATCAAACAACGTAAGCGGCACTACTCTTTCTAAACCTGTGATTTCTGTTAATCCAGATTCTTTAAACTTAATTAAACCAGCAAATATTACTTTCCAGGATTCTGTAAGAATATTTAATAACTCTTCTCAACCATCAACTCTTCAATTTAATGTTAGTCTTCAAAATCATACATTTCCAACAAAAAGTTTTATGATGTTTTTACAACCAGATATAAGTGAAGAAGCAAATGAAAATAAATTGATTAATAAATCTGGAAATGGTTTTTCAATACTTGGAAGCGGCGGACCTGATCAATTTGGTTATAGATGGAAAGATAGTCGAGAGCCAAATGGTCCAAGATTCTCCTGGTCAACAATTTCAGATTTAGGTACACCTATAACATTGACGGACGATTCATATTCAACTCAAACTTTAAATTTCCAATTTCCATTCTATGGGACAAATTATTCATCTGTCGAAGTTGTAAGTAATGGTTACTTAAGGTTCACAAATTTCTCTTCTACATATCCCACAAATGGAACTATTCCTTCAACTGCAGCGCCCAATAATGCAATCTATGGTTTCTGGGATGATTTAAATCCAGGTTCAGGAGGAAATGTATATGTTTACAAAACTGCAGATAAATTTATTGTAGAATTTAATAATGTTCCGAGATACAATGATGCAACAACTCGAGTAACATTTCAGATCGAAATTCAAAAAAGCGGGACAATCATATATCGTTATCTTAGAATGGTTGGAACACTTAACAGCGCAACAATTGGTATTGAAAATGCAACTGGTACCGATGGATTACTTATTGCGTACAATCAAACCTATGTGAGCGACAGTTTGTTGGTTAAAATTCAAAAAGAACCAGATTGGCTTTCAGTCAACAATGTTTCAGGAATTATTTCAAATGGAAATTCAATGTCAGTAAAACTTCTCTTTAATACCAATGAGCTTATTAATGGAAATTACAGAATGGAAATGAACATCGCTCACAACGATTCTGCAAAATCAAATTTAATTATCCCCATTAATCTTACCATCACCGATACAACATATTTGATAACTTCAACCATAAATGTTAACTCGGGATGGAATTTAATTTCTGTACCAATTCAAACTTTACAGGTTCGGAAAGACGAATTATTCCCCTCATCAAATTCATTTGCCTATGGTTACTCCACAAATTATGTGATTAAAGATACATTGCACCCTGGTTTTGGTTACTGGCTTAAATTCCCAACCGGTCAAAATATTCAGTTAATTGGCAATGGATTAACTACTCTTTCAGTCCCACTTAGAAACGGATGGAATTTGATTGGTTCATTAAACGGAAGCATTCCGGTAAGTTCTCTAATCACCAACCCACCAAATATTATTTCAGGCTATATTTACGGATACACAAATAATTATTTTGTCGCAAATACACTTGAAAAAGGTAAAGGTTATTGGGTAAAATCTACTGCGAACGGAACATTGACATTAAACTTGACCGGTGCAAAAATTTCTTCAATAGATAAAATTGATTTAGAAAAATTTAATTGGTCTGTTTTAGAATTTTCAAATGGCAAATCATCATCAAAACTTTATCTTGGTAAAACCGAGAAAAATTTGGAAACAGAACTTCCACCAATACCGCCATTTGGAAATTTTGATGTTAGATTTATAAATAATTCATTTGTAAGTGATTTGTCAGATGCAAATTTAATTTCAATAATAACCAACGATTTCCCAGTTTCAATCACACTAAGAAATTCAAATGGTAAATCATATCAAATTACTGATGCAATTAATCAGCAGTTATTCAACCAAATTTTAACTGAAGGAAAGACAATTACAATTGATAACCCACTAATTGACAAACTGCTTTTGAAAGAATGGAAAAATACTTTGAGTTATGAGCTAATGCAAAATTATCCTAATCCCTTTAATCCGAAGACAGTCATCCAATTCGTTATTCCTGAAAAAGTATTTGTTAACCTATCAGTTTATAATTCAATTGGTGAAAAAGTCGCAGAATTAATTAACAAAGAACTTGAAGCCGGAATTCACCAGGTTGACTTCGATGGTTCAACATTATCTTCTGGAATCTATTTCTACAAATTATCTGCTGGTAACTTCAATCAAATCAAAAAATTAACTTTGATTAAATAA
- a CDS encoding T9SS type A sorting domain-containing protein, translating into MKSLIYSKSKFLILAFFCFYFLIITTLNSQTFDIVKFQFSDTTIVDAQLVNLENSIMLIYVKNNNIFSSKSENFGQNWSEPILIKSISSLSSIKFSALRTNTGRLIIVFLQGSNIKMIYSDDSGNSWSNELIVGTYLSISEIMVTQIQDNVLWLTFIKGSNLYYIISNDNGNTWGNATVFLSNVNAKSFSIKSTGDNKLIAVFQKSSSGNQDILISYSYDNGNNWSTPIYVLNSELNEEKPRLFLDTQGFIGLIYQVQKPLPVYGIYQYDIHYILSSDGGTTWSPSFQFTRYVDDDILLGAEQIQNEIMISFFTTRFSGLRKKDLATGFLNLSHDSFPPPVIYNVLFSNIDLAKSTLSIKVFTYDDNGIQEVKVEVPNMGIFYLYDDGLHNDSLAGDYIFGNSIKYRFVNAITINNIKIPIRNNGVIADDRFSLNLTIIVRDIDNKSNFVEKQLTFNEGAFFEGNSILFSSGFMLSGYSNDTMWANGVATSSRILDYQSGPVGSNPNDPKNKLYFIKKDDPPFGDSWQNWRDAVSSGAYFYDGDNDGIYNPIDKNGNGRWDPNEDMPDILGDETAWCVYNDGISANNRRFSDVTPKGIEIRQTVFASNKTGFENTILVRYSILNKGTISSVLDSVYFSIWADADIGDYNDDLAGCDTLLQSGYAYNQGSDSYYGFNPPAFFITLLQGPKKFTGNYSDTAYNNRGMLLGKQVFVGYKNLRPSSFMHYYQSQPVDLSDPQSRFEARNYILALTKSGNLINPCNWSYGIVVGGVICNSINPRYLYSGDPVLNFGWINSFAGDQRIMLNTGPFQLKINEPVDLIVSYTVGRGNDDMNSITIAREYVNSVINEYNRNFGTITSVENDQYVNNRLEFKLEQNFPNPFNSSTVIRWQSAERGRMSLAIYDILGRHLATLVDEERNPGSYYETLDANKYNLSSGVYFYTLTINRHKATKKLLLIK; encoded by the coding sequence ATGAAATCTTTAATTTATAGTAAAAGCAAGTTTTTAATACTTGCTTTTTTTTGTTTTTATTTTCTTATAATAACCACTTTAAATTCCCAAACATTCGATATAGTTAAATTCCAATTTTCAGATACTACAATTGTTGATGCTCAATTAGTTAATCTAGAGAATAGTATTATGTTAATTTATGTCAAAAATAACAATATATTTTCATCAAAATCAGAGAATTTTGGTCAGAATTGGTCAGAACCGATTTTAATTAAAAGTATAAGTTCGTTGAGTAGTATTAAGTTCTCTGCATTAAGAACAAATACAGGTCGATTAATTATAGTTTTTTTACAAGGAAGTAATATTAAAATGATTTATTCTGATGACAGCGGCAATTCTTGGTCTAATGAGTTAATAGTTGGTACTTACCTTTCAATAAGTGAAATAATGGTAACTCAAATACAGGATAATGTACTTTGGCTTACTTTTATAAAAGGAAGTAATTTGTATTATATAATAAGTAATGATAATGGTAATACATGGGGTAACGCAACTGTTTTTCTTTCAAATGTTAATGCTAAGTCTTTTTCCATAAAATCTACAGGTGATAATAAATTAATTGCGGTATTTCAGAAAAGTTCATCTGGCAATCAGGATATTCTTATATCATATAGCTATGATAATGGAAATAATTGGTCAACACCAATATATGTTTTAAACTCTGAGTTAAACGAAGAAAAACCAAGGCTTTTTTTAGATACACAAGGTTTTATTGGGTTAATTTATCAGGTACAAAAACCATTACCAGTTTATGGAATTTATCAGTACGATATTCATTATATTTTAAGTTCAGATGGTGGAACTACTTGGTCACCATCATTTCAATTTACAAGATATGTTGATGATGATATTTTATTGGGCGCTGAACAAATTCAAAATGAAATAATGATCTCATTTTTTACAACACGGTTTTCAGGTTTACGCAAAAAAGATTTGGCTACTGGTTTCTTAAATCTATCTCATGATTCATTTCCACCACCAGTTATATATAATGTTTTATTTTCTAATATTGATTTAGCTAAATCAACTTTATCAATAAAAGTATTTACATATGATGATAATGGGATTCAAGAAGTTAAAGTCGAAGTTCCCAATATGGGTATTTTTTATCTTTACGATGATGGTCTTCATAACGATAGTTTAGCTGGTGATTATATTTTTGGAAATAGCATTAAATATAGATTTGTAAATGCTATAACTATCAACAACATTAAAATACCAATAAGAAATAATGGAGTGATTGCTGATGATCGTTTTTCATTAAATTTAACAATTATTGTTAGGGATATTGATAATAAATCAAATTTCGTAGAAAAGCAATTAACTTTTAATGAAGGAGCTTTTTTTGAAGGGAATTCTATTTTATTCTCTAGTGGTTTTATGCTTTCAGGTTATTCAAATGATACAATGTGGGCTAATGGTGTTGCTACATCATCGAGAATTTTAGACTACCAATCTGGTCCGGTGGGTTCAAATCCAAATGATCCAAAAAACAAATTATATTTTATTAAAAAAGATGATCCACCTTTTGGTGATTCATGGCAAAATTGGAGAGATGCTGTATCATCAGGAGCTTATTTTTATGATGGAGATAATGATGGTATTTATAACCCTATCGATAAAAATGGAAATGGAAGATGGGACCCCAATGAAGATATGCCGGATATTTTAGGGGATGAAACTGCATGGTGTGTCTATAATGATGGTATAAGTGCAAATAATAGACGTTTTAGTGATGTAACCCCTAAAGGTATTGAAATAAGGCAAACTGTATTCGCGTCAAATAAAACAGGGTTCGAGAATACAATACTTGTAAGATATTCAATTTTAAATAAAGGAACTATATCATCTGTTTTGGATAGTGTCTATTTTTCTATTTGGGCTGATGCAGATATTGGTGACTATAATGATGATTTAGCTGGATGTGATACCCTATTACAATCTGGATATGCATATAACCAGGGGTCTGATTCATATTATGGATTTAATCCCCCTGCATTTTTTATTACACTTCTCCAAGGTCCAAAAAAATTTACTGGAAATTATTCTGATACAGCATATAATAATCGTGGAATGCTACTTGGTAAACAAGTTTTTGTTGGTTATAAGAACCTGCGTCCTTCTTCTTTTATGCATTATTATCAATCTCAACCGGTTGATTTAAGCGATCCACAATCTCGTTTTGAGGCTCGTAATTATATTTTAGCATTAACTAAATCTGGCAATTTAATTAATCCATGTAATTGGTCTTATGGTATTGTAGTAGGTGGAGTAATTTGTAATTCAATTAATCCGAGATATCTTTATTCAGGTGATCCGGTATTAAATTTTGGGTGGATTAATTCGTTTGCCGGTGATCAAAGAATAATGTTGAATACAGGTCCTTTTCAACTTAAAATCAACGAGCCAGTTGATTTAATAGTGAGTTATACTGTTGGAAGGGGAAATGACGATATGAATTCTATTACAATAGCTCGAGAATATGTAAATTCTGTTATTAACGAATATAATAGGAATTTTGGTACTATAACCTCGGTAGAAAATGACCAGTATGTAAATAACCGTTTAGAATTTAAGTTAGAGCAAAATTTCCCCAATCCCTTTAATTCAAGTACTGTAATAAGATGGCAATCAGCTGAAAGAGGTCGGATGTCGCTGGCTATTTACGATATTCTCGGTCGTCATCTAGCTACACTCGTAGATGAGGAAAGGAATCCCGGATCTTATTACGAAACTTTAGATGCTAATAAATATAATTTATCTTCAGGTGTCTATTTTTATACATTAACTATCAATAGACATAAAGCAACTAAAAAGCTTTTATTAATAAAATAA
- a CDS encoding 2-oxoisovalerate dehydrogenase: MKDLKNSLQLELVGLDDLDLNVHPNTLRKWYQLMHLGRLLDEKAAVYLRQNKGWSYHAPFAGHDGIQLMLGLSFRQNKDFLFPYYRDMLTVLAAGITPEEIILNGLSKATDVASGGRHMSNHFAKPEIRIQNVSSCVANHALHAVGVARAIKTYGGDEIAYFSSGEASTSEGYFYEAVNGANREQVPVIFVIQNNRYGISVPLTVQTANRYVSENFEGMKNLKRIIVDGTNPFDSWRGMQEAIDYVQSGRGPAMVEADCVRIHAHSNSDRHELYRSKEELEEAKKLDPLPRFRNYLILNNILTEKEILEIERANEIEVEEAAKRAEAAPDPDPKTIFDFVVPREIEFCPVHELQEMEQIQYDDSLPKITLREAINETLKEEFRNNPNTFLWGQDVASKDKGGVFNVTKGMLQEFGEKRVFNAPLAEDFIVGTAEGFSRYRDDIVVVVEGAQFADYFWPAMEQLIELSHDYWRSYGKFVPNVVIRLASGGYIGGGLYHSQNLEAVFTSLPGLRVVVPSFADDAVGLLRCAMRNRGVTLYLEPKFLYNQPFAATPRPPKNYCFPFGRARVRRVGNDLSIITYGTTVHWSLRAAKRLKEEHNIDVEVLDLRSLAPLDKTAIFQTVKKTGKALVVHEDKLTGGFGGEVAALIAEYAFEYLDAPVMRVGGKDTPVAFSKILENAILPQVDDIYNAALKLAQY, encoded by the coding sequence ATGAAAGACTTAAAAAACAGCTTACAACTCGAGCTAGTCGGTTTAGATGATCTAGATTTAAATGTTCACCCAAATACTCTTCGTAAATGGTACCAATTAATGCATCTTGGCCGTCTCCTGGATGAAAAAGCAGCAGTTTACCTAAGACAAAACAAGGGCTGGTCTTACCATGCACCTTTCGCAGGTCACGATGGTATTCAATTAATGTTAGGGTTAAGCTTTAGACAGAACAAAGATTTTCTTTTTCCATACTATCGTGATATGCTCACAGTTTTAGCTGCAGGTATTACTCCAGAAGAAATAATTCTTAATGGATTATCAAAAGCAACGGATGTTGCAAGCGGCGGCAGACATATGAGTAACCATTTCGCCAAACCTGAAATTAGAATTCAAAATGTATCAAGCTGCGTCGCCAACCATGCACTTCACGCAGTCGGAGTCGCAAGAGCGATAAAAACTTATGGCGGTGACGAAATCGCTTACTTCAGCTCTGGTGAAGCTTCAACAAGTGAAGGATATTTTTATGAAGCAGTCAACGGAGCAAATCGTGAACAGGTCCCTGTGATCTTTGTAATTCAAAATAACAGATATGGAATTTCGGTTCCTTTAACTGTTCAAACCGCAAATAGATATGTATCAGAAAATTTTGAAGGAATGAAAAACCTTAAACGAATTATTGTTGATGGAACCAATCCATTCGATTCCTGGAGAGGAATGCAGGAAGCAATTGACTACGTCCAGAGTGGTCGTGGACCTGCAATGGTTGAAGCCGATTGTGTTCGAATTCATGCCCATAGCAATTCAGATCGTCACGAATTATATCGTTCTAAAGAAGAATTGGAAGAAGCTAAAAAACTCGATCCCCTACCAAGATTCAGAAATTATTTAATTCTCAATAATATTCTTACAGAAAAAGAAATTCTCGAAATCGAAAGAGCTAATGAAATTGAAGTCGAAGAAGCAGCAAAAAGAGCTGAAGCTGCACCAGATCCAGATCCAAAAACAATTTTTGATTTTGTAGTTCCTAGAGAAATCGAATTCTGCCCTGTCCATGAATTGCAGGAAATGGAACAAATTCAGTACGATGACTCACTTCCAAAGATCACATTAAGAGAAGCAATTAACGAAACATTGAAGGAAGAATTTAGAAACAATCCAAACACTTTCCTTTGGGGACAGGATGTCGCTTCTAAGGATAAGGGCGGAGTGTTCAATGTTACAAAAGGAATGCTTCAAGAATTTGGTGAAAAAAGAGTATTTAACGCACCACTGGCTGAAGATTTTATCGTTGGAACAGCAGAAGGTTTCTCAAGATATCGTGATGATATCGTTGTAGTTGTTGAAGGTGCACAATTCGCAGATTATTTCTGGCCAGCAATGGAACAATTAATTGAGCTCTCACATGACTATTGGAGAAGTTATGGGAAATTTGTCCCGAATGTAGTTATTAGACTTGCATCAGGTGGTTATATTGGCGGTGGACTTTATCACTCACAAAATCTTGAAGCAGTCTTTACTTCCCTTCCAGGTTTAAGGGTGGTTGTTCCTTCGTTTGCGGATGATGCTGTTGGACTTTTAAGATGCGCAATGCGAAATCGAGGAGTTACTTTATATCTTGAACCAAAATTCTTATACAATCAACCATTTGCAGCCACACCAAGACCACCTAAAAATTATTGCTTCCCATTTGGTCGTGCACGAGTTAGAAGAGTCGGAAACGACTTATCAATTATCACTTATGGTACAACAGTTCATTGGTCATTAAGAGCTGCAAAGAGATTAAAAGAAGAGCATAATATTGATGTCGAAGTTCTTGATTTGAGAAGCTTAGCACCGCTTGATAAAACAGCAATTTTCCAGACTGTTAAAAAGACTGGAAAAGCTTTGGTCGTTCACGAAGATAAATTAACTGGTGGATTTGGCGGTGAAGTTGCAGCTCTAATTGCTGAATACGCATTCGAATATCTCGATGCACCTGTGATGAGAGTTGGTGGCAAAGATACACCAGTTGCTTTCTCAAAAATTCTGGAAAACGCAATTTTACCACAGGTTGATGATATCTATAATGCAGCGTTGAAATTAGCACAGTATTAA